The sequence agataatacaataataaattaataagttggTGTAAACAAATGCAGAGTATTTACTGGACTGGTCTTTGGAAGAAAGAACCAGATCGATCTGAGCAAGCCTGCGCCAGCAGACGGCTAGCATGCCCCGAATAGCTCATGCAGCTCAACCATTTTTGAGGGAGCTGCACAACCCGGTACACAACAATACCGCCAGTGgcaccataaaaatatgtggggCACCAACTCACTCAGATCGCCAGCCCAAAATAACTATagactaaaatgtatcaaattataaatcaagcaAAAGAGTTTATGATATACCCGCATAATGTTTACACTTACAAtggatacaaaatgtatttttaaggtgTACCTTAAagcaaggaaaaaataatgaaattgaaaaatataatcgtaatataaacattattcacTTGGCATGTCaaagtgtaaaatattgtatgcaaaagcacaaaacatgtcagtattgtagaaaaagaaaaaatgaatatgcactaagcacaaaacatgtcagtaatgtagagaaaaaaaaatgtaaaaaaatgaatatgcactaagcacaaacatgtcaatagaataaaataaaatgcatatgcAAAAGCACAAGACATGTcagattgtaaatatgtacaacatgcaaaaaaaaaaaaaaaaagaagtgaAAGAcagcttaaaaaaaaaacacaagcaATAGCTGTATAAGCGAGCAGCTCAATCCCAGGCGTttctatcatttaaataatcggatATCCTGTAATAtcctttagttaataattttgatttaataaaaaatttaaatttcttaagggGAAGTTTACGAACATCCATAGgaagtttattgtaaaagcgTATACATTGACCCATGAACGAGTTGCTTATTCTATGAAGGCGAGTTAGCATgaactgttaaattatttttattcctagTATTTCGGGAGTGAAGATCagacaatttgacaaaatcCGGTTCGTTTTTGTGaacataaagtaaattttcaaaaatatattgtgaagTTACAGTCAGAATGTTTATCTCTTTGAATTTCTCTCGGAGAGAAACTCTAGGACCTAAGTTATATATAGCGCGGACAGctcttttttgtaataagaagATTGTATTAATATCCGCACAGTTTCCCCAAAGGAGAATGCCGTACGTCATCAAGCTATGaaaataactgaaataaacaattctGGCTGTATCCACATCAGTAATTTGTCTAATTTTCCTTACAGCATAAGCAGCTGAACTGAGCCTTCCAGACAATTTGTTAATGTGTGGGCCCCACTGTAGTTTAGCGTCAACAGTAATGCCAAGAAAAACAGTTGACTCAACAGGTTCCAACTCTACTCCATTCAGTTGTACATTGGTGCTTAACTGTCTCACATTAGGcgtagaaaattttattaatttagttttacttgAGTTCAAAAGcagattattaacattaaaccaATGGACAACCTTAGATAGTGCCAAATTAACATGGTCAAAATTTTCAAGTTGACgcttaactttaaaaacaagcGAAGTGTCATCCGCAAATAATAGGATTTTGTGATCATCCCTtacacaaaaaggtaaatcatTGATATAGATAAGGAATAAGAAAGGACCTAGAATTGAACCCTGCGGAACACCCATAGTTACCACAGATCCTTTTGATTTTTTGCCATTAATATCTACACTTTGTATTctattgtctaaatatgaactgAGAAGTCTAAGAGCCTTATTTCTAATGCCATAGTGGTGTAGTTTCTTGATAAGTGTGTCATGGCAAACACAGTCAAAAGCTTTGGACAAGTCACAGAATATGCCTAAAGCATCCTGTGAATTCTCCCAAGCCTCGAATACATGTGCAAATGATTTGGAGCTAAAGCATATATAGTCAGGTGGGGTAAATGTAATAACATAACTTTAACTGTttacacacaaaataaattagtgcTGGCATCTCTTATACACGTAAAGTACTTCTTGCACTACACTCTGACAACTTATTGAATCTGATGGATTGACAGATTTTCACCAATCTCGTTCcaataaaaaccaaattatattttattgctattacCCCAGATTAGTAACTATCTACACTATTAgaattttaacatattttttacatttacccCTTTACACCGGGAAAATGCAATAGAGAGTTAATCTGTAATCATCCATAATTAAACATAAGTAATTACATCAAATAAAAGCCTAAACCAGGTTTAATATTTACagtaaacattatttgtaaattgtaaaagaCCACAAAATAACAAGTCAATCTAGTTATACTACTCGCATTTACCCCACCTGACCCTAgagtatttagtttttataaataaaataataccttCATCTGTGTAAATAGTGGTCGAATTAGTCTTCTGCTTAGAACCAGCCGTGCCCACACACGTGTAAACATCGCCGTTCGCTGGAGCAGCTACCACTAGTTTGCTCGTAAGTCCTGCCACGCTGGTGGGATGACTACTGAATATTTCGTTAGAGTCTTCTTCAAACTGCAATTAAAACATgcattgtaattataaattttgtttaatgtgCTTATGTAACACGAGGAAGGTATTTGTTCATCAATGAGTGTTTATTACTGACCTCCAAAAGGTGGTAATAATTCGATACAAACGACGCATTATCGCGATATAATCTGTATCAATGAACGTTTCACGGTAGGCGTGAAAGACTCCATGCTTTATTagggaaattaaaatataaatttaaccaaGTAAAAACTGGAAGCGTTCGAGATCTGGGTTTATATGCATAAAATATCTTGGACAGACCGCATACGAAATGCAACCGTGCTGGATAGAATGCAGAAGAACAAAGGAGTGCTTATGACgcttaagaaaaagaaacttgAGTATTTCGGACACGTTTTTTCGTAACACTAAAAAATATGAGCTCCTTCAACTCATAGGCAAAATGGCAGGTAGGAGACTTGGCTGCACACGCACGTCTTGGttaaaaaacttaagacaATGGTTTTGTCAAAGCGCCAAGTCATTGTTAAGAAGTGCGGCCTCCAAAATTAAACTAGCATGATGATCGCCTGGTTGGCATCGCAAGGATATGATGATATGgactataagaagaagaaaggTGAATTTGGTATCGGTCCTGAATCTCtttgttacaaacatacaaactCTTTATGTTAGTTAAGAAGTCACTCAGTATTAGAAGACAAAATGATGGAAGTATAATCAAGGAACccaagaatttatttattgtttataggCCCAATGTTCTACAACTAAAATACTACTCCAGTACTAACAGGACACTTGCAAGTATAATACAGCGTGAAGGTAAAAATAACTGAATCAAACCTTgagcacacacacacacatccgtactattgttttgtttattccacgtttatatgatatttgttttaaaataagtgtttgatgatttgatattttaaaagagtaccgagttttttacgccggctttttctctcggcctacaccctctgtcttctttgccgatgagtagggaaattcaaatttaatgacgtggaataagtgatacctgtatcgtatgttccataataaacatattttattttattttatgaaggTATATTTATTCAACGTTACAGCGAGAAAGTTCggattataaatgtatttggaTATTAGCTTACATCAGTTATTGCTAGTCCATTCTTCAGCCAGGTTACGACGGGAGAAGGTTTTCCCCAAATCACACACTGCAGTACAAGTGGTAACTCTGGATTAGTGATGCTTTCAGGAAGTCCTTCGTTTATCTTCACATACTTGTGAAGCTCTTTTCGACGAGGGGTAGGGATTTCTGGAATCAAAGACGTTTTTGTAAATATCtcatgattatttaaatgaatttttcgTATATCAACGTAcacgtaaataaaatattgtttgaacATCTCAATGTTTTCTTTGCTCGAATTTGGCGCCAAATTACCACATGACCACAGATTAAAATTAGTTGATaaagttttatgttttctaaatttgaaatgagtttttttattttaatatgtatctaTGGCgcatttttaaaaaagaacaCACAAGGCTGCCTATGTCTTATAATCGTTTAATAATCTAAGACCCGtaagaaaaaagtaaaaatctaGATCCATTCAGGACATAATGCGCACATCTGGTGAATATATTGACTCGCAAAACGCCCGACATTATTAGaaagttaaatttgtaaaaacctAGCCGAATTTAACCGCCGTTTCATCCAATCGAGTAGTCTGTGACCTTTTGAAATATAGCTTTTCCATTCACATCTTATTAATTTGTACATAGTTAATTTCTTATATGCGCTTTTAAGAGGAATTCAATAGTAATACTcaaaggtaataaaaataaataagacttAAATTTTAGGTGACTGGTTTTAGGCTCATGCTTTCCCTTAGAGCAAACCTGCAGGGAAGCGTTTATAGAATATAAACatcagaatatttttttaaatatctaaatagCATATAAGGCACGTGATTAGGCAGATCTATGGCTCAAGAGCTAGGCTACTGGGGAGTGGGGGAATATCCCCATTCCTAAATAGGGCCTTTATTTATAAGGTAAGATAAGGACTGGTGGGCTTGGCGTCTCCCGACTGGCCCGGGCGACAACTACTCCGAGATATCCTCATGATATTTATGGGCGAGTCGGAACCCGCTGGCACCAGACCATTAGATTATTTATGATGCTACTACACTATTGACAAACCATCTACCACTATTGTAATTAGTATCTGGAAgctattgatttaatcaaataGAAATATGACGATTGGAGTTCCCGCCAAACACTATTTTGGAATAGTCATATTATGATTGATTGTGTATCAATTTCTATCACTAataagtttttgtttgtatctAAGATCGTtgttatatagtaataatctAACATTTTAGAAACATCTCAAAGGCGAATTAAATTCAGGTACTGAGAGGAATAagcgatattaaaataatacataaatgtatgTGGGTTAAAGGTTTATTAATGAATTCGAAGAAATAATACAGCTGAGGTCGATTTAAATTTCATGATTTCCGCCCATACCGCTGTATGAATTTTTACTGGCATGCTAATATTGAAAGCGGTAAGTATACTCCTGATAAGTCAactaaatgataaataaaaagccCGATAAATAGGAAATTTGGAATTTTAGTACAAGTACGGCAATGTCGTATAAAATATCGTTTGTATGGAAGTCATAGTTCTGACCGTAACCACTAGGGGCGCTGTATGCGATTATTATCGTTAGAATGGGATTACGATACCTCACATCTCTTACAATTTTTGAGTTATATACGTAATTAGGTAGAAAAAGTTTgatttctacataatataacaataatctaAACTTGTCGGGTTTGATTCACAGggaaactaaataatttacgACAATAAGTTATTGAACATACACTGAAAACCCTCTTAGTTAACGAATACTTAAACTTATATTACACCAATACTAACCATTAGattctaaattattatgttgaATTAACTTTGGTCTTTCCAGGAGTGCGTAAGCTTGCCTGGAGCATTGCAGCGACACCAGCGCCGCGGTGGCAAGTAGCGAAACTAAGTTGAACATTTTTCTTTTCAACGGTAGATGGCGCTAGGTGAGTATTATTTGGTACGATCtgtaacaataaatacatattttaatttacaaacttaataataatataagtaaaagcTTGTTCTAATTGCTGTTTATAAGTTGTAAGTAATAGCTTAATGGATAtagtttattgtaatattattggAAACCATGAGATTCGAGGCATTTCGACGcatttttattgtatctaGCAATTTGTATTGAAGCAATTCTATTGTCAAGAATAGAACTATCGGACCCGTTTATCTGATCAGTCAACTGAAAGTAACAGTCATGTCCTTATGCCTCACACGATGTTATAGAACGCCTGAATAATTATGAACGCAAGTAAATTATCAACGAAACGCCGCACCCGTGAGGGAATGTTTGagcgatattttttaataatcttgtTAGAAAAAAACGCCAAAATTgctttataaaaagaaatctgtggcgctacacGCATTTTTTATCTCTGGCCTCAGAATTCTCTTGGTTTcacgatcatttgtcaatctaataaggcaagtaggtgatcagcctcctgtgcctgacacacgccgacgactttttgggtctaaggcaagtcggtttcctcacgatgttttccttaacgTTTTACattgcacacatagaaagaaagtccattggagcacagccggggatcgaacctacgacctcagggataattatcgcacactgaagccactaggccaacactgcaaaaattactttatacgTACTATTTCTCGCGCTTTACTAtgcatacattttaaatgacGAGTGGATTTGACATCTTGCGTAGAAGTAAAGAACACCAGCTAAGATAGAGTTAGCTTAGTAGAAGATTGAATATGGCTGAAATTGTCACAATCAGCACTTGGCTATACAATGAAGGATCATGGTCCCAAAAGTCGATGACGTATGAGCGACAGACcgccttttttatataacaggaggtaaacggacaggaggctgcTGTTAAGTGATACGGACGCCCCTAGATACACTGCCAGATGGCTCGCacgtgcgttgccggcccaCTTAAACTACTCGTCAAGTGAAAATGAAATATGCAAATGCAAAAATGTTCTGACACGTTTCCTCTAATCATCAAAAAGGAGTCTCCTattctatacatatatttaaattatgttctacatatttagatattaatatacacttataattatatatatactatagagATTGTTGTATAGAGCAAGAAACTTTTCTGATACTATGATTCCTTTGTTACTTACTTACTTTGTACTTCAGTAGcgataatttctttatttacgtagttattaaaaataagctaagtataaaaaaacataattgtaataaataaacagaacATTCCTTTTAATGCatctaatacaaataaatgctCGCTAGGAGGTATTGAAATATCATTTGCGTTTGTTACtgcttattattttcaattgaaACAATTACCTTTATTGCCTGAActtataagaaattaattaataaaatgcgaCTATTATGGGCTAGGGTTAAAACACAAGACCCGAACGTAAATTACATTTTGACCGTCAATAAAAAGATTGTACGCGATTTAATGTAATccatattattcaataaattttattgaaatataaaatgtaaggGGTATTATAgggtttaattaatttaatttaatttcaatttcaattttcCCAACGTTTAATTTCCTTCTATTAGGtacttattgtaaaatatctttcacTAATTCAATagtcttaaaattaatatatatttattaaattctcaaTATACCAAGTacagtacaaaaaaaaaattaggtttaattacatttattatattgctatttctgtattttctctattattattagtggaagctattttaaattgtttacccattaattaaatgatatcatatattatatctccaattatttagttaaaaaaaactaatacataAGGTATGTTATGTAGAGGTTTCTTCATAGtctagttaaaaatatatcgtaaTTGAAATATAAGACTGAGaaagtgaaaattaaaaagaaaaacaccAAACTCTATGGATAC is a genomic window of Pieris napi chromosome 13, ilPieNapi1.2, whole genome shotgun sequence containing:
- the LOC125055508 gene encoding neural/ectodermal development factor IMP-L2-like; this translates as MFNLVSLLATAALVSLQCSRQAYALLERPKLIQHNNLESNEIPTPRRKELHKYVKINEGLPESITNPELPLVLQCVIWGKPSPVVTWLKNGLAITDFEEDSNEIFSSHPTSVAGLTSKLVVAAPANGDVYTCVGTAGSKQKTNSTTIYTDEDSEELDLPTPPLITAYYNSILQVKGSSITLPCRYYSPTKAQVYWLDRDEQLIFDNSRMRVLPSGDLHIKDLFFDTDVGQYTCTVKNSYGTDTASTFLYVLGG